From a single Nicotiana tomentosiformis chromosome 2, ASM39032v3, whole genome shotgun sequence genomic region:
- the LOC104096595 gene encoding basic endochitinase-like, with the protein MKFWAVVLFCVLSVTGALAQDVGALVSKDMFERLLLHRNDANCAKGFYTYDAFIAAARSFGAFGTTGDTNTRKKEFAAFLAQTSHETTGGWATAPDGPYSWGYCFKQEQGNPPDYCVANQQWPCAPGKKYFGRGPMQISYNYNYGPAGKAIGVDLLKNPDAVANNAVVSFKTALWFWMTAQQPKPSAHDVITGKWRPSGADSSAGRVPGYGLITNIINGGIECGKGSNQNMENRIGFYRRYCQILGVDAGNNLDCAKQRPFGQ; encoded by the exons ATGAAGTTTTGGGCAGTGGTTTTGTTTTGTGTCTTGTCTGTAACAGGAGCATTGGCACAAGATGTTGGTGCTCTTGTTAGTAAAGACATGTTTGAGAGACTGCTACTGCACCGCAACGATGCCAATTGTGCTAAAGGATTCTATACTTACGATGCATTCATAGCTGCTGCTAGGTCCTTTGGAGCTTTTGGAACTACTGGAGACACCAACACTCGTAAGAAGGAATTTGCTGCATTTTTGGCTCAAACTTCTCATGAAACTActg GGGGGTGGGCAACAGCTCCAGATGGTCCATATTCATGGGGATACTGCTTCAAGCAGGAACAAGGCAACCCTCCAGATTACTGTGTCGCAAATCAACAATGGCCTTGTGCTCCCGGTAAAAAATACTTTGGTCGAGGTCCCATGCAAATATCCTA TAACTACAACTATGGACCAGCTGGAAAAGCCATAGGAGTGGATTTGTTAAAGAATCCAGATGCAGTTGCAAATAACGCAGTGGTTTCATTCAAGACAGCGTTGTGGTTTTGGATGACAGCGCAGCAACCAAAGCCCTCGGCTCACGATGTCATTACTGGTAAATGGAGACCATCAGGAGCTGATTCATCTGCTGGTCGTGTCCCTGGCTATGGTTTAATCACCAACATCATCAACGGCGgaattgaatgtggaaaaggttCTAATCAAAATATGGAAAACAGAATTGGCTTCTACAGGAGATACTGTCAGATTCTTGGAGTCGACGCTGGCAACAATTTGGACTGCGCTAAACAAAGGCCTTTTGGGCAGTAA